The region aatcaaattttctatgagacgatatcccttcgcgcctacatttttcaaatttgccgcctttttctactgacaaaatctgcttgaccatctatacataTTATATCCGTGATACAACTCCTACATGCCTAGTTTCATTAAAATCTGTCAATAGCTTAGCCGTGAAAAGGTAACAGATAAACCAATATAATATACAGCTCATTCTGTAATatcttatattattatgtatcttATCTGCGTGGGTGTGGACACCTTGAAGGGCTAATTGCGTTGGTGTGGACACCTTGATGTGCTTATTGAAATGTTCAGATATTGCGGCCGAGGCCCCTTAGGCCACAGTGCAAATACAGGGCATCTCGCATAGCGTATTATGACGCGAAAAGCATTACAAGTATATGGTAAATTTGCAATGTACAGGAGCGTTAACCTCGTAAGACTCACCATTAaagttttcattttttttatttgaaccctattctataagtaaatgagaacgaatttcgtttgttttaaaaagcaatgaaacaaaagaaatgctactttatttggttcatgaaaggttcaaattagattgcacgaatatgtacattgtaaaGTACATTGTAAAgtacatttagtctcaggaggttaatgTAAAAGCGTACGCATGGTTTTTACGAGTGTATAGATAGATCTTTTCCCCAAAATCGTTAATTCCGCGTAGCGAATTTTCCATTCGCATTTTTTCCCACCCGAATTTCTACCCAAACCGTTTTTTTGTCGTTCGCTTGTTTCTCTATTCTCAAACTATCGCAACATTGTTATTTCTTACGCTATAATTGTCTTATAATTAAtaccttcgggcatctgaagctacctaacgaacctaacctacctaacctattaatttagtgtgaagtccatgaaaacattacactttggggaaaaaagtgtaggtaggttaggttcgttaggtagcttcagatgcccgaaggacaaaccgcccagaaataggagccccgttTGCGGGGCTCCTGTCTTGCTAAGTTgtaaactaaatgttttttggaaagaaacagtgcggtgggaccatggtaatattatcgcctaagaaataaaaataatgcgaATAAAACGACTTGGAAAGTATTAATTATGAGAAAAATTTAACCTAAGAAATAAAACTGTAGAGATATAAGCAAATGACAAAAAAGGGTATGGGTAGAAATTCGGGTGGGAAAAAATGCGAATGGAAAATTTGCTACGCGGAATTAATGATTTTGGGGAAAAGATCTATATTTCCGGTACGCGTGACGCTTTAGTCAATAGAGCTAATTTGTAATTATACTATTGACTTTCAACATTTCATTATCAATTTATAACAATTGgattaatttaaaacaaaaaataatgctACCTTAGTTGAGAAAAGTAAATCTCTCTGCAATGTGTTGATTGTGCCAATAAGTTTGCCATCCCGTCTACGGCCATCTATGTAGTAAAATCCCAGTATGAAGAGCAGGACAGAACTAGCCGTAGTGACAAGGAAAGTCACGAAACGATTGTTTTGCTCCTTAGATGTGCCATCACAATATTCATCAGTAAAACATGTGTTGCCTGTAAAATAGAACAAGTGACATTCAACTTccataaattttaattatttccacaatttttttatgtaggtatgattacaattttattaatgtggtaaaagatatttatttatctaatacATTTATTATAAGTAGATAAGATAATAATTGTGATTTAAACTGAATCTCATCATGAAGTGTGGCTATTGGATTTAAGAGATAAGTCTAAACATGCTCAAAACATTACTCACCAGAAGATGCATAAAGTGCATTTGATTGAGATTTGGCTCCCAGAACAGAGTTATAAGTTGAAAGAAAGTAATTGAAGTAAGAGAATGTTTCTTCTGCCTCATTAGCCGAATCAGGATTAAAAATACTTTCTTCTCCTGAAGTTTCCGCTTTAGATGGCCATAGATCTAATATACTCGTGAATAAACCTGAGATAAATCCTGTGCTGGATGTCTCTGTATCTGGTATTGATACTGTATTGGGATCTACAGGTGGTTCTGTTGATTTCAAATAGTCCACCATTGGAGTTTCCGTGGTAGTCACCAGACTTTCAGCTTCTGTTGTAGGTAATGGTTCTTGACTAGTAGCCTCAGAACTAGCATAGTAATTATTATCTGTGGATGTTTCTATGCTAGCGGGATTGGTTTCAGTGGTAATTAAAGTTGATTCTGTAGTCTCTGGACTCCCTTGGGTGGTTAATTCGGAGCTAGAATAAGATTCTGTACTCAATTCTTGTTGTTGTGGTGTATTTGTTTCAGAACTAGCATGGTCAGCATACTGAGAAGCTGATTCTGGGTTTGGTGGAACATATGTGCTCTCAGTTGAACTAGGATAATTATTTGAACTGCCTGTACTGTCTTGAACAAGAAGCTGTTCTGAAGAACTTTGATAAGTGTTACTTGCAGTTGATTCTGCCCCTGGAGGCTGAGGGGTTGGATCCGGGCTTGAGGCTTCTTGGTGCACCGGAGCAACTGTTGTAGCTTCTTGGTGCACCGGAGCAACTGTTGTAGCTTCCGGCGTGCTTGCACTATTTCCCTGATCATATTGCACTTCAGCATTTGATGCTGTTTCAGTTGATCCCTCTGAAAAAGTAGTAGGGTTACCATACTGTTGTTGGCCTAAATTACCTTGATAATACTGTTGGTTAGCCTTGTAatcataattttggttattGCTGCCAAAAGCACCATTATTATATTCCGGTGGTACAGGTACATGTGGAGGTTGCGGATATTGATTATTTACACCATCAGTTGATGGTTGCGGTGGTTGTTGTGTATTAGAATCTATATTTACACTTTCCGTTGTGGTACTTTGTTCAGAAAATTCATATGATTGTGGAGTAGTGTTTTCAACATTACCATTGGTTGGGGTTGACACATTTGGTTCCATATTTTCCATAGACTCAGGCTGGCTTAAACCTTGCTGTAGGTAATCAACTTTGTCTGTCATGTCTACAATCTTATCAGAATTTACTGTATTGCTAGTAGCACTTGACACCAGCTGCTGTGGTTGGGGAAGAATTTCTGCAGCTTCTGGAAGCTCGGGATTTTGGACATTCACAATGGTATTATCAACTGGTTGTTGTGTACTGCTTTCGGTGGAGGGCTGAACATTTTGATTAAGTTCTATACTAGCAGACAAATTATTCTCGGCTTGCACCTGCACTGATTCACTACTTGGAAGATCCACACCAGGTTCATTTTCTTGTAAGGAATCAGTCTTTGCACTTTGGTCAGACAAATTATCATTACTACTTTGGTTAGGAGTGTCTTCAATGCCTATTTTATTTGGGTCAGGAACACCTTCACCAGTATTTAAGGCAGGAGTGATATCTTGTTGAGGAACAACTGCAGGTAGCTCTGTGGTGACATCAGGCTGTTCAGAACTGATTGTAGATGCTGTGGTGTATATAGTAGTGCCCTCAATAACTTCATGTGCTTGTTGAACTTTATCTGGCTGAACATCTGCATTTTTCTGCACAGGAACAATTTCTATTGGGTTCTTAACATATACTTTATTTTCTCTTAAAAATTGCTTGTTGACAAATCCAAGTTTTCCATTTATATTAGCATACCATAAGTCAGGGTTTGTACCAGCTGACTTCATGTAAATGACAGCGTCAGAATTCGCTCGAAATGAAATCAGGTCCACATCAGGGCTGTTATAAGCCAAGAGGGTTTTAGCTTTAGATATCGGTTCTGAAAAATAACAAACAATGAGAAGAAAGTTACAGATTTATGGAAAAAAGTCACTTTCATACAAGTCTTACCGCTACATTCCTTGTTAACACAGTACACTTTATCTGGGTATCTACAATGGTGcaaagaaataaataacataaataatagaGATCTTAATAAAATCATTTTGCATCATACTACGCGAACatttaattcaattattttattttattcgtatAAAAATTCACAAGATGTTTAGCCACATCATCTGTCAAGTCGTTCGATCGTTTTGTTATTGCAACAAGAAAGCCTGTTTAGAAGGTTATGAAATGTAATCCGTTACATGTCAGAGATGTacgaattaaaataattattacacaatgtttttaataaaagtatGGAATTCGTAGTTGCAGCTGtgaggccccgttcgcacggcagctttttcaacgcgcgttaaaaaagcgtttgaatgacacaaatggataaccatgtatgtattcacacgaaggcggtttttaagcgcggcgcttttttatcgagcactgttcgattttcggcgttgagcgttggcgtcaaattgaatagaccatacggaaatccgtgtatctgttctcacaagcgttgaaaaagcgccggcgctgctgtcagttggctgtcaagtgtcaatttttggtgtcaatcgtcaagattattattagtttcaccttaaaaatgtcaacttatgcttacaaattcctgaaatattcaagctatattcaaataatacgtcgtaatagcaaataaagtatggctttgctgagatgcgtacgtggcagtacgactcacaagtgatttttaagcgttcatatgaacacaaatattggaaacgataaaaaagcgccaacgtcgggttttaacgcaacgctttttaagctgtcgtgcgaatggggcctgaAAGTAACAATATTAGCATAACAATTACAATATTACTGATGTCATACATGTTTAGGACAGTAGCAATATTTAAACGCAAGCCCAGCATGGAATTTTCTGAAAGCTCGAACAGACGGGCGTACCGATCAAAACCTTGGTCCTGTCCGAGGCTTGTTCGATCGAGTGGAAGCTTGgggagcatttaataactggagtcgcctttaagagcttacccctctgccgaaaaacttgccaactgtgcaaacttttgtatggtctgacatggctatttgtacgttaaaatcatgtagaaataacaatacatttgacgtcctcccctcccccgcaaaagtcggcagactgtttcgtacagaaaatgacagctatgacgtctccagttactaaatgctctaatagtaggagatcccacatatggtcgaccttcaccaatctgtctggcggatgaaactatgaaagaaaatatgttccagaacataaataaatagggttgcctaaagaaatatggtcaaggctatttttaataaatttttgaaaaaaattttttttcggtaaatttcaccgatttgtctgacgaacgaaataagtttcaatggaaagtatacaacttgtacaacataaatcaactaggttgcctattgTGACACTGCACTTTGCATGTataattcagtttaacgtttttaggattgtttcgaatatagtatagttttgttttatggcaaggaagtcattgatgtagcaacaaaacaaatgacaaccatttggccacttagaaactaattaaatctgatggtgttgctacttcaaattaaatcctaaattgatggaatagtattaattaaatatttaaatcaaaacttaatttttaaatacaaaaaaatgtggaaatatgtttagataattaaatatgatttatttctatatgttggagttacatacaaaaattattccaagattttcattagttactattattttgattgtgttatcccatggacagttaggttgagatcatttcctggttggcttttgccctggatgggcatc is a window of Cydia splendana chromosome 1, ilCydSple1.2, whole genome shotgun sequence DNA encoding:
- the LOC134796875 gene encoding transport and Golgi organization protein 1: MILLRSLLFMLFISLHHCRYPDKVYCVNKECSEPISKAKTLLAYNSPDVDLISFRANSDAVIYMKSAGTNPDLWYANINGKLGFVNKQFLRENKVYVKNPIEIVPVQKNADVQPDKVQQAHEVIEGTTIYTTASTISSEQPDVTTELPAVVPQQDITPALNTGEGVPDPNKIGIEDTPNQSSNDNLSDQSAKTDSLQENEPGVDLPSSESVQVQAENNLSASIELNQNVQPSTESSTQQPVDNTIVNVQNPELPEAAEILPQPQQLVSSATSNTVNSDKIVDMTDKVDYLQQGLSQPESMENMEPNVSTPTNGNVENTTPQSYEFSEQSTTTESVNIDSNTQQPPQPSTDGVNNQYPQPPHVPVPPEYNNGAFGSNNQNYDYKANQQYYQGNLGQQQYGNPTTFSEGSTETASNAEVQYDQGNSASTPEATTVAPVHQEATTVAPVHQEASSPDPTPQPPGAESTASNTYQSSSEQLLVQDSTGSSNNYPSSTESTYVPPNPESASQYADHASSETNTPQQQELSTESYSSSELTTQGSPETTESTLITTETNPASIETSTDNNYYASSEATSQEPLPTTEAESLVTTTETPMVDYLKSTEPPVDPNTVSIPDTETSSTGFISGLFTSILDLWPSKAETSGEESIFNPDSANEAEETFSYFNYFLSTYNSVLGAKSQSNALYASSGNTCFTDEYCDGTSKEQNNRFVTFLVTTASSVLLFILGFYYIDGRRRDGKLIGTINTLQRDLLFSTKECEILKEELTSTKTKLAGIEDNSFGMDDMVQSLKEEIQELKAQNERLRKSLDDNEKLLRVSENTAMELQNTLSEVENTLSELLGERANSEEHIADLNNRIQAFEEELMSVSRERDNFQLKYVSAEAALDESRKQKKQLEELNTLLAEANNTIQLQSHELTALKDVIKELKSGSKSNVDAASLIDHTEIKAKLSKALEEKHTLESKYEIERKERTRLSEELQTTQKSLASTSQQATEASTRLEVLGKYFQERESELMKELSAKESLYLSKQGESVSTVEKIELMQQEVQRYKEKCDLLTLELAEQESARLAAVGALEGKAHAAWLEARAARREADAARDDAQALRRKLASLTSAEGAASPHHQMSSPLDSMNTEPGLGVVPPPLPPLAFLPPPLLPPLPRPPPLGRLPSPHQPRYDRRYSPESRYSPESRYSPESRYSPQSRYSPERMRPSERKYSPNNRRKVYSPRSRRRSRDRYEEGRRSRARNGPGDTETEYNSDSPARERVRRRRYSHSGPSSGSGCSSESDK